The DNA window ATTCGAGGTAAAGACAGCGAGTGTTGATACTGCTAACGAAAAACGCGACCAACATCTCAGGAGTTCCGACTTCTTCAGCGCAAAGCAATTTCCCGTCATTACCTTCAAAAGCACGAAGGTGAGTATGAAGGAAGGTGAAGAAGACGTGTTGGAAGTCACGGGCGACCTTGAATTGCTCGGTGTTAAGAAATCTATCACTGTGGATGTCGAGATTACTGGAAAAGGCAAAGCAAGAGGTGGAGAATCTCTGATTGGGTTTGAAGGCGTCTTCACGATTAAGCGGAGTGAATTCGGTATGACTTACGGCGCGGGAGCTGTCAGCGATGATATCCGCCTTACTGTTAGTATTGAAGCCAAGGGAGAATAAGAATATCCATCCCGATTTCCTGTGGGTGTGCTCTTCCAGACCATTACCTCCGCAAAATGCACAAATGGACATTCAGCGATGTTAACACTCAAGCAACTTTTCCTCGGTTTATTTTTGCCGGCTGTTGTGAGCGGTGGGGTTCTTATATTCGCGAGATCCCTCTCTTCCAAACAGGACGCAACGAACACTGGGGAAAGTGAAACTGGATCTTCAGATTGGCTCATCGCTGTTGCGCTCAGTGCTGGCTACATTGTTGGCTATCTCGGTTTGGAAGGGCTCCCGTCATTTCCGCCCCGTTTGGGAGCGCATTGGCTCTGCTATCTTGCTGTTATCGGACTGATCGTTGGGGGACTTTGGAATTTTTCGTTTTGGGGACGTATAATAACGCAGGTGGCACTTGCTGTTATCATACCGCGTCTTCTCTTAGCGCCAACGTTTAGACATACGTGGGGTCAACTTGAAGGGATTATTTGGTGGGTGTGCCTCGCCGCTGCGATTTTTATTTTTTGGAATCTCGTCCAGCAGAGTTTCACTATTTTGCCCTCTGGTGTTTCCAGTTCATTTGTATATTTTGGGCTTTCTGGGGGAACTGCCCTAATTCTCGCGCTCTCCGGGGCTTTGCGGTTGGCGCAACACGGTGGCGTTCTCGTAGCACTTTTCGCTGCGAGTTGGGGGATCGCTCTCATTTCAGGGCAGCGTTCCGACAGAAATCGGCACCTCTTTCCATCCAGCGCATCGCCGGTTGTGGCACTCCTACTTTCGGGTATCTGGATGAACGGGTATTTTTTTGAAGAAGTCCCGACAGCGAGTGCTATTTTGCTATTAATTGCGCTGCTCTTCGTACATGTCGGACGGATAGAGGCGATTCAGAAACTCGGTGCCCGGCGATCTGCGCTCGTCCAGATAGCAGCGATTGCGTTACCAGTTCTTATCGCAATCGGTGTCGCTATCGCACGCTCTGGTCTTTTGGGTGATAGCAGCGGTTATTAATTAAGACGAACAAAAGGTTGGAGGTGTCTGTCTAAATACCTTAATATAAATTCGACTTAATAGATTTTCTGCAGCACCCTTAACGGCTGATCAAATCTGCCCCGTTTTGGACTGTTGCACGTAGACGCTGCCCCATTTTGTGCAAGTCTTTCTAACATTTCGCTGAGAAATCCCGTTAGTGTGATCGTGTTCGGGCTGGCACGGAATTTGCATTGATTGGTATAAGTTGATCTCAGAATTTGAAGGAAGCCCATCGTACGAGATCCATATATTTTTCGGGTCTACGTATGTCCAGTTTAGGTGAGTAAGTCAATGGCGCGCAGAAAAGGAACCATTTCCCATGCGACAAAATTCCAAGTCATTTCCTCGACTTGCCCAAAAGAACAAACGACCGGAGGTAAAAATGAGTTTGATACGTAGTCTGACCCGTTTTGGCGTGTTATATAAGTTAAAACTCTCTGTTAATAGTGTTGTCGTGCCACTTCTGCTTGGCATCTTGTTCCTTTTTAACGGTTGTGTAAAGATGGAGGCAACTCGAAAGGCAGATTGGGAGACACACTTCACCGATCTACACTTTTTCAATCATAAACAGGGATGGATTGTCGGGGAAAAAGGACTGATTATTCATACAGTGGATGGTGGAAAGACGTGGAAGCAACAAGAGGTTGATACAACAAGCCCAGGATTTCGTATTCCTGATGCCTCTTTGGACTTCAAAGCGGTTTACTTTACGAACACAGACTACGGCTGGGCAGTTGGCGATGAAGGGTTAGTTGCGACGACCGACGACGGTGGTAAACACTGGACTTTGCAGCGGAGTGGCACCTCCGCGATGCTCCTTGACGTCTATTTTGCCAATTCAAAAGAGGGATGGATTGTTGGAGAAGATTCGGATGTCCTCTACACAAAGAATGGCGGAAAAGAGTGGAAACGGTTTGAATACGTCAGCGAGTTTATGCTCAACGGTGTCTGGTTCGTTAATGATTCGATGGGGTGGGTTGTTGGTACCCATGATAGAATTCTTCACACCAAGACTGGGGGCAAATCGTGGCGGGAACAGAGTAATCGCTTTGCGGGTGAGCGCGACCGGATGATCAATGACAATAAACAAGTCTTCTTCGTCAGCGATAATGAAGGTTGGATTGTCGGCAGTGATGGCTCTATCTTTCACACGACGAACGCTGGTATCAATTGGGAGCGTCAAGACAGCCGTATCCCTCTGATTAATGGGCACGTCCGAGATACCATTAACAGTATCCATTTCACAGATGAAAATTACGGGGTCGCCGTAGCAGATGTCGGCTTTATTACGCGGACCGAGGACGGGGGCGACAACTGGCAACTGATGGAGAGTGGCACTGAAAACAATTTGACCGGAATCCAGTTTACGACACCTACTGAGGCATGGGCAGTTGGATGGTACGGCACTATTTTGCACACGACGGATGCCGGTGCGACATGGGAAATGACCAGTGGAACGACTGCGAATGATCTGCAGAACGTCCAGTTTGCCGATGCCAACCGAGCAGTTGCTGTCGGTAGACGGGGCACGATGGCGATGAGCAATGATGGCGGACAAACTTGGAACGAAATTGAAACGGATATCTGGGACAGCATCTGGAACATTTATTTCGCAACTGACAAGCACGGCTGGGCTGTCGGTGAGCGTGGACTCATCGTTCATACAAGCGATGGCGGCACAAACTGGGAACCCCAGCGTAGCAATTCGGCATTTACACTCCATTCTGCCCACTTTATTAATTCTCAAGTCGGTTGGGTTGTTGGAGACATGGGGACCATTTTACATACAATTGATGGCGGAGAAACTTGGCTGCCCCAATTCCCGACTGGCGAGGTCTACCTACTCATGTTAAAGGGAGTGTTTTTCCTTGATGAAAACAGAGGGTGGGCTATTGGGCATCCAGGGGTCTGTCTCGCGACGGAAGATGGCGGGTTGACGTGGAACCAGCAGACGACCGGCACCTTCAATGAACTCTATGCCGTTTACTTCGCAGATGAAAACACTGGCTGGATTGTCGGACAGTTTGGCGAAATTCTACATACCACAAACGGTGGCGAACGTTGGAATTTCCAGCGCAGCGGCACGCAAGCGAACCTCAATAAACTCTATTTTGCGGGTACACAACACGGATTGGTCGTCGGTGATGACGGTGTAATGCTTACCACCGTTAACGGTGGCAAAAAGTGGGAACTGCAAGAGAGCGGTACCGATAACGACCTGTACGGACTGGCACTCTCTCCTGACGGTGTCGTTGCTGTCGGTAAGGGTGGAATTGCGATGCGCTACTCTATTGAAGAGGCAGAATTGCCAGCGAAATTACCGCCTGTCGCCGAAGAACCAGAGATTATTACGGCTGAAGAGGAAACCCTTCTTGAACCCGTTGCTTATCATTGGGACATTATTCGTCAAGCAACGTGGCGAACGAACTTTGCTGATACGCATTTTGTGGATGCACATAACGGATGGGCAGTCGGTTCAGGTGGCGCAATCGCACATACTACTGACGGCGGCAGGACATGGCTACCACAACACAGTGGTGTTAGTGAAGACCTGCGCCAAGTCGAATTTTCTGATGAAAAACACGGGCGAATCCTGGGATCCAACGTCTTGCTCCAGACCGAGAACGGTGGTGAAACGTGGCGGCCAATTCTTCAAACAACCAAGCAGAACCTACCACGTGTTAGCACAATGCACTTCCTAAATGCCGACGAAGGTTGGCTCGGCGCAACGATCGGGCAATTCTTGCATACCACAGATGGCGGAAAAACGTGGGAAATCCAGAAAACCGGAACCACGATGGCAAACATCACCGACATACACTTTATCAACAGTCAGGTCGGGTGGGCAGTCACACCGCAACGACGAGATGGTGGGTTTATTCTCCATACTATTGATGGTGGCGACTACTGGAAAATTCAGGCGAAGACAAATCAACCCGGCGTTGCTGTCCATTTTGCTGACGAAAACCGAGGGTGGGTGGTTCTCGGCAACGGCAACTCGTTGTTAACTGAGGACGGTGGTGAAACGTGGAGGTTGCAGACCACGGCACAGAGCACACGTGGCTTGCGGCGCATTACCTTCCACTCGCATACCAACGCTTGGGGACTCGGCGGGGGCGGCGTGTATATCACCGAAGACCAAGGGATAAGTTGGAAACCTGTGTCCGTTGATACAGGAGATGATGCAGACCATAATATGTTCGCTATGGAAGAATCCAACGAAGAATTCAACCCGTTTTTACTCGCAGAATCCGAGCCAGAGATGGAGGAAACAGAGGAGGAAGAGGTTGCAGAGGGACCGACGCTAACTTATGACGAGACACCGGAGGAAATTCAGAATCGGCTTCGAGCGCAGCGGCAACGTCCCGGACGTTTCGCACCTGAAGGTGAACTTCCACCTAATGCTGAGCCAGCGACGCCTCCAACGCTACAAAGACAGCAACAACCACCCCCACCGCCGCCAGAACCTCGAGGACGCCGTGGACGCGGTGCCCGCCGAATCGCCAGCGTATACTTCTTGGATGCAGAACACGCATGGGCTGTTGGAAGTGGCGGCAGTATCTACCATACTGCAGACGGAGGAGAGACATGGGCACGTCAACTCGGTGAACAGCAGCGCAATGACTTCCGAGAGGTCCTCTTCTACGATGACAAAAACGGTTGGATAGCGGGGGACAGCGGCGTACTACTGGAAACCCAAGATGGTGGACAGACATGGGAGACGCTCCGAAGTCGAACACGCCAGCGTCTCATCGGGGTCCACTTTGCCAGCCTTGAGCCGAAATGGGGATGGGCAATGCAACGCGACGGAACTGTTCTCTATACGACAGATGGCGTCGCTTGGACGGCAGGAGATACGCCTGAGCAACCGCCTTTTATGGAAGGCGACTCGCCCGGGACGTTCTCGCTGAACGATGTTGATTTCGGCAAGTTTTCTGAAGGGTGGGCTGTCGGTAGACTCGGATACATCATCCATAACAAAGATGGTGGTCCCACGTGGACAGCGCAGCGCACCACGGCAAACGATACACTCATGGATGTGGATATGAAATTCGCACCTCTCGGTTGGGCTGTCGGACAAAGTGGCGTAACCCAACGCACTATCAACGGTGGTGAGTATTGGCGGATGCACGAAACAAAGATTAATTACGACCTCAATGCGGTTTCATTCGTCGCGAAGCGGACAGGTTGGGCGGCGGGTGAAGCCGGTATCGTCCTAAAGACGGCTGATGGTGGTTTTAATTGGGAACCCAAATCGACTGGTGTGAACAAAACGCTTCACGGTATCATCGCGCTCTCTGAAAAGGAGATTTATGCAGTCGGCGAAGAGGGGATAATTATCCGTTCAACCGATGGTGGTGAAACGTGGGAACAGGAGCACACCGATATCGACAATAACCTCTATGTCATCACCCGTTCCAAAGATGGTAAATCGTTGTGGGTTGTTGGTCAGTGGGGTGTTGTCCTGCGTCGGAAATTAGAGACCCCTGTGCGTATGTCAATGCGATAAAAGGTAAAATTAAAAAATGAAATCGAAATCCAGTAAAGCATTACTTATCTCTGTCCTATTGCACGCCGGTATTGGGGTGCTCGGTCTTTTCTTTTGGTTTAGCACCAATCCGCAGCGAAACGCTGACGCGATTAATGCCTTGTTTGTTGTTGAAGAAAAGCCGAAGGTCAGACGCGTGACACCTCCGAAACGCACGCAAGTCAGACACAGAAGAACGCGTGATGTCAGTCAACCCCGCCTGAAAATCCTCACGAGCAATCAACCCGCCAGTACTCGCGGAGTTGTCTCTGCAGCCGAACCCGCCCCTTTCCAACCCTTCGATACTGATGATGTCGGTGAACCTGTGGGACCCACCGCGACCAATGTCGAATTTGACGATACCCCACGTGTCCAAAGGGTTATCGAACGTCCTTTCAAAAAAGAAAAGAAAGCCAAAGCACGGTTCAGAAGTCGGTTGGTGCGGTTCATTGAGGCACAGGAGGGACCGCAGCGTATCGTCTACGGCGTTGATCTGTCTACGAGTATGCAAAATCTCCCGCCCCATAAACTCAAGAGAATTATAGACCTGATGCGGAATTCGCTGACGTTCCTTGAGCCTCACGATAGTTTCAACATCGTGGCGTTTAGCACGGAACTCATCGTCTACCGAGAAGGCTTTGTCCCTGTAACAGAGCAGACAGTTGCCGCATCGTCAAACTATCTCGCCGACATCCACTCCCAAATTCACACAAAAGGGACCGACCACGATATGCTATCGGCGCTGACTGAAATTGCCAAAACCGCCCCTACCATCGTTGTTCTCTTTAGCGATGGCATTCCTACCACGATTGCGGGACCGGATCTTACGCTCATTGGTGAACACGCCGCAGGCAATGGACGCATCTTCGCGATGGGGATCGGAATGGCACCGAATTTCCCGGGAGCCGTCATGTTGAGACGACTCGCTACCGTCAGTGAAGGAGATTTGTGGCTTGTGGATAGAGGTAGAAGTCGATAGGAAAAATTAGCCTCAAAAACCGTAGCCCGTAATATAATCGAGGGGTTTTGCTGGGGTGTTTCTTCAGATCTTGAGCGAAAACCGCCAAAGCACAAACCGCGTCTTTGATCCGCAAGGTAAAATTAAAAAGATTGCGTCTTTTCCCTGACGCGAAACCGTAGCCCGTCATGAAATGGAGGGCGGATCTTGAGCCAAAACCGTCAAAGCACAAACCACATCCTACTTCCGCAAGGTAAAATTAAAGAACGTGCTGAGGAGATTGCAGAAGGTCTCTATCCACATCAAATAGAAGGTATCGCCTTTCTACTCGGTCGCCGTCGAGCACTTCTCGCTGACGATATGGGGCTTGGCAAAACCCGACAGTCCATCATCGCAATGGTTGAGGCAGAACCGGAGGGTCCCTATCTCGTGATTTGTCCTGCCTCCGTCAAAAGGAATTGGGCACGCGAAATCGAATGTGTGCTCCCGTTAGCTGAACCTGTCATTGTCGGTCCCGACCCTCTCCCTTCAACTCCCAGTATTGTTAAAGGGCAAGATTGGGTTATCATCAACTATGAGATTCTCGGTAAACACCTTGAAAGGCTTCTCGCGTTTGAATGGAAAGGTGTTGTCTTTGATGAAGCGCATTACTTGAAAAATCACCAGAGTCAGCGCAGTCGAAACGCCGCTAAACTCGTGAAAGCGATTCAACGCCAACCGATAGTCCACGCGTTAACAGGGACGCCAATGACGAATCGTCCTCGTGACCTTTTCCCAATTTTGCAATTGGTGGATCACCCCCTCGGCAAGAGCTTTCTCAGTTTCGCCAAACGGTACTGTGATGCCTATCAGGGAGACTTCGGGTTGGTAGCAGATGGCGCAAGCAATATTGAGGAATTGGCTGTTCAACTACACGGAGTGATGCTGCGGCGCACCAAAAATGAGGTGTTGGATCTTCCACCGAAAGTGCGAACGTGGTTAGACATTGAACTACACCCTTATGCGATACAGCACTTTAATAACGCCGTCCGCGAGTACCTAACGAAGTTTGACGCCTCTGAATCCGTAGGGTCGATTGAAGATGAATCGGAAAATTCGGAACGGCGACGAGCGGTTGGTAGGTTAACAACGGCACGTCGAAAACTCGCTTTTGCCAAGTGCCGACACACTATCAAGTTTGTCGAAAATGCCTTGGAACAAGGGGAGAAGGTTATTCTTTTCACTGCGTTTCTCAATACACTGGAACGTTTCCACAAACATTTCGGTGACCGAGCGGTTTTCGTCTCTGGGGAAGTTCCTACCGAGGAGCGACAGGACCGAGTGGATCAGTTTCAGAACGGTGAGAACGTCAAACTCTTCATCGCCAACATGCACGTCGCCGGCGTGGGAATCAATCTGACCGCTGGGCGGCAGGTTGTTTTTAACGACTTAGATTGGGTGCCAGCGAATCATTGGCAGGCGGAGGATCGTGCTTATCGCATTGGACAGACAGGTACTGTTAACGTCACCTATATGATCGCACGCGGCACGGTAGA is part of the Candidatus Poribacteria bacterium genome and encodes:
- a CDS encoding YceI family protein, translating into MKIHSGHNLQIPYAAGLVLALLVIGFTGNIQLADAADTYEIDTAHSMILFRAKHMGITYNYGRFNEFTGKITMDEDVSKSMVEFEVKTASVDTANEKRDQHLRSSDFFSAKQFPVITFKSTKVSMKEGEEDVLEVTGDLELLGVKKSITVDVEITGKGKARGGESLIGFEGVFTIKRSEFGMTYGAGAVSDDIRLTVSIEAKGE
- a CDS encoding DEAD/DEAH box helicase, which gives rise to MSQNRQSTNHILLPQGKIKERAEEIAEGLYPHQIEGIAFLLGRRRALLADDMGLGKTRQSIIAMVEAEPEGPYLVICPASVKRNWAREIECVLPLAEPVIVGPDPLPSTPSIVKGQDWVIINYEILGKHLERLLAFEWKGVVFDEAHYLKNHQSQRSRNAAKLVKAIQRQPIVHALTGTPMTNRPRDLFPILQLVDHPLGKSFLSFAKRYCDAYQGDFGLVADGASNIEELAVQLHGVMLRRTKNEVLDLPPKVRTWLDIELHPYAIQHFNNAVREYLTKFDASESVGSIEDESENSERRRAVGRLTTARRKLAFAKCRHTIKFVENALEQGEKVILFTAFLNTLERFHKHFGDRAVFVSGEVPTEERQDRVDQFQNGENVKLFIANMHVAGVGINLTAGRQVVFNDLDWVPANHWQAEDRAYRIGQTGTVNVTYMIARGTVDEFVKTVLETKAALMDALVEGTLLIPSKEGALQPDVLSELKRMMNALSVHAAEVEEPQLLDVLQQASDAYLEENASHLEEATRAQLRPYSEEAIRTLAQVLAGPERAVYRAESSSQKGKFYTLEVVGVDVTCDCPGFTHRGSCRHVRPLKAALVAGEPLPKGYTEVFLEYSLSSSKAFYPLQRASCGVNRNCWHKRIL